From a region of the Bermanella marisrubri genome:
- a CDS encoding HAD family hydrolase encodes MALAIFDLDNTLIAGDSDHGWGEFLVEQGLVDAKVYQEKNDYYFEQYQSGELDILEYLSFSLTPLTEYSLDTLHKLREQFVKEKILPIITQKSRDLLAKHRAQGDYLLIITATNLFVTEPIAQELGVDHIIATEPEFKNGEYTGRVAGIPSFQEGKVKRLTEWLEQNALSLQGSYFYSDSHNDLPLLKIVEHPVAVDADETLTQHAQEKNWPIISLRD; translated from the coding sequence ATGGCACTGGCAATTTTTGACTTAGACAATACTCTGATCGCGGGGGATAGCGACCACGGCTGGGGAGAGTTCTTAGTTGAGCAAGGGCTTGTAGACGCCAAGGTTTATCAAGAAAAGAACGATTACTACTTCGAGCAATATCAGTCCGGTGAACTGGATATTCTAGAGTACCTTAGTTTCTCGCTAACGCCGCTGACTGAGTACAGCTTAGATACCTTACATAAGCTGCGCGAACAGTTCGTTAAAGAAAAAATCCTACCTATCATCACGCAAAAATCTCGAGATTTATTAGCAAAACATCGTGCTCAAGGGGATTATTTGCTGATTATTACTGCCACTAACCTGTTTGTTACAGAACCCATTGCACAAGAGCTAGGCGTCGATCATATTATCGCCACAGAACCTGAGTTTAAAAACGGCGAATATACTGGTCGCGTGGCAGGTATACCTAGCTTTCAAGAAGGAAAAGTGAAGCGTTTAACTGAATGGCTTGAGCAAAATGCATTAAGCTTACAAGGCAGCTACTTCTATAGTGATAGTCACAACGACTTACCACTTTTGAAGATAGTTGAACATCCTGTGGCGGTTGATGCAGATGAAACACTTACACAGCACGCACAAGAAAAGAATTGGCCCATCATTAGCCTAAGGGACTAA
- a CDS encoding rhodanese-like domain-containing protein: MEQLFEFVTNHWMLVSALVVLLILLGWDSGQKSGPKVTTHEATRLINQQNALVLDVREKSEFKKGRIVDSVNIPNNQVADRVSELEKHKDAPIIVVCKSGQTASAASKILKDQGFDVYRLGGGIMEWTNNNLPLVKS, translated from the coding sequence ATGGAACAGTTATTTGAATTTGTCACCAACCATTGGATGCTGGTCTCAGCACTGGTCGTGCTGCTGATTTTACTGGGCTGGGATAGTGGTCAAAAGTCTGGGCCTAAGGTCACGACTCATGAAGCAACGCGTCTGATTAACCAGCAAAATGCTTTGGTGCTCGATGTTCGTGAAAAGTCGGAATTTAAGAAAGGTCGCATTGTGGACTCTGTTAACATTCCGAATAACCAAGTAGCTGATCGTGTATCTGAACTAGAAAAGCACAAAGATGCCCCCATCATTGTGGTATGCAAGTCTGGTCAAACAGCATCGGCGGCGAGCAAAATACTCAAAGACCAAGGGTTCGACGTGTACCGTCTGGGTGGCGGCATCATGGAGTGGACAAATAACAATCTGCCATTGGTTAAAAGCTAA
- a CDS encoding HDOD domain-containing protein, whose product MSDLSQEQIDKILQGISIPPQPQIMVDLQMEQVMPDPDINRIAELIKQDVGLAGTVLKVVNSPFYGLTNKITSIEQAVGILGMNSVVNIVNGITIKSSLSDDAIRALTRFWDTAMDVAMTSATLAKQVGYPHADNAYTLGLFHNCGVPLLMARYPNYMEIMEESYGGSHNRIIDFENTQLQTNHAVIGYYTAKSWNLPKLLCDIIAEHHDCKRIYRDNPNENDKTTLLSILKMAEHICGNYKILGHQDEDHEWDEIGDYVLEYLGFNDYDLNNFKEIFSEMGISPNNYGLN is encoded by the coding sequence GTGTCGGACTTATCCCAAGAGCAAATTGACAAAATATTGCAGGGCATCAGCATACCTCCTCAGCCTCAAATCATGGTGGACTTGCAAATGGAGCAGGTCATGCCAGACCCCGATATTAATCGCATTGCCGAGCTCATTAAGCAGGATGTGGGGCTTGCGGGAACTGTACTCAAAGTAGTAAATAGTCCGTTTTACGGTTTAACCAACAAAATCACCAGTATCGAGCAAGCTGTGGGAATTCTAGGTATGAATTCCGTGGTGAATATCGTCAATGGTATCACCATCAAAAGCTCATTAAGTGATGATGCCATCCGCGCGTTAACACGTTTCTGGGATACCGCCATGGATGTGGCCATGACCTCGGCTACTCTAGCCAAGCAAGTGGGTTATCCCCATGCGGACAATGCTTACACTCTTGGCTTATTCCATAACTGTGGCGTCCCCCTGCTGATGGCAAGGTATCCAAATTACATGGAGATTATGGAAGAAAGCTACGGCGGCAGCCACAATCGCATTATCGATTTCGAGAACACACAACTGCAAACGAATCACGCTGTCATCGGCTATTACACTGCAAAATCTTGGAATTTGCCTAAGTTATTATGCGATATCATTGCTGAGCATCATGACTGCAAGCGCATCTATCGTGATAATCCAAACGAGAACGATAAAACGACTTTGCTCAGCATCTTAAAAATGGCAGAGCACATTTGCGGTAACTATAAGATTTTAGGCCACCAAGATGAGGATCATGAGTGGGATGAAATTGGGGACTATGTATTGGAATATTTAGGCTTCAATGACTACGACCTAAACAACTTCAAAGAAATATTCTCTGAGATGGGTATCAGCCCGAACAATTACGGGCTGAACTAG
- the ptsP gene encoding phosphoenolpyruvate--protein phosphotransferase, giving the protein MLNVLRQIVQEVNGAEDLDSALTLLVNRVQSAMQTQVCSVYVLDKPNKRYVLRATKGLNPVAVGKVSLAIGEGLVGLVAAREEPINLDDASSHPKYRYLSETGEEKFNSFLGVPIIHQKQILGVLVVQQSEARRFDESEEAFMVTMSAQLAAVLAHAEATGQVLERQVDSKPKKVKQDVQVKGSAAAPGIAIGQVVVMSPSANLNDVPDKVASDVESEVLRFNAAIEAAREQIKQVGRALKDLRPEEQALFDVYIRMLDDDALGNEVINRIRNNGQWAQGALRDVILEYVHHFDRMDDAYLRERATDIKDLGARVLAQLQDTISLTNHDSFPNDCVLVSEELTPSMLGEIPEHKMVALVSAKGSPNSHVAILARAMGIPTVMGAADLPVKQMDGVDMVVDGYRGRLYIHPSKNIRQQFKEIVEEEKQMVQGLEAIRDLPAVTTDNHRIKLCVNTGLVTDALRSLNQGAEGVGLYRTEVPFMMRERFPSEKEQEEIYRKQLETFAPQPVTMRTLDIGGDKSLTYFPIEEDNPFLGWRGIRVTLDHPEIFLLQVRAMMKASVGLNNLRIMLPMITSVAEVEEALHLIYRAHQELVDEGINVVMPEVGVMIEVPAAVYQAKTLAGMVDFLSVGSNDLTQYLLAVDRNNPRVSELYTGLHPSVLIALQSVVEAGKSQNCQISVCGELAGTPAGAILLMAMGYDMLSMNAANLPRVKSVIRSISFDFAKDLLDTVMTMDNGQIIASEIELALSRLGQGRVFGPVSTEPQA; this is encoded by the coding sequence ATGCTGAATGTTTTGCGACAGATTGTTCAAGAGGTCAATGGTGCGGAGGATTTAGATTCTGCACTTACCTTATTGGTCAATCGAGTGCAATCAGCTATGCAGACGCAAGTGTGCTCTGTCTACGTCTTGGATAAACCCAATAAGCGCTACGTTTTACGTGCGACAAAAGGTTTAAATCCAGTGGCGGTCGGGAAAGTCAGTCTTGCCATTGGTGAAGGTCTAGTTGGTTTAGTTGCGGCTAGAGAAGAACCGATTAATTTAGATGATGCCTCGAGTCATCCTAAGTATCGCTATCTTAGTGAAACCGGCGAGGAAAAGTTTAATAGCTTTCTAGGTGTGCCGATTATCCACCAAAAGCAAATATTAGGTGTCCTTGTCGTTCAGCAAAGTGAAGCACGTCGTTTTGATGAGAGCGAAGAAGCCTTCATGGTGACCATGTCTGCACAGTTGGCGGCCGTGCTGGCCCATGCTGAAGCAACGGGACAAGTGCTGGAACGCCAAGTCGACAGTAAACCAAAAAAAGTTAAGCAAGATGTTCAAGTAAAAGGTTCCGCTGCTGCACCTGGGATTGCAATCGGCCAAGTAGTTGTCATGTCGCCGAGCGCTAATCTGAATGATGTACCGGATAAGGTAGCATCCGATGTTGAATCGGAAGTATTGCGTTTCAATGCGGCTATTGAAGCCGCGCGAGAACAAATCAAGCAAGTAGGTCGTGCGCTTAAAGATTTGCGCCCTGAAGAGCAAGCTTTATTCGATGTCTACATCCGTATGCTAGACGATGATGCGCTGGGTAACGAAGTCATCAACCGTATTCGTAATAACGGGCAGTGGGCACAAGGGGCTCTGCGCGATGTTATTTTAGAATACGTGCATCATTTTGATCGCATGGACGATGCTTATTTGCGCGAACGTGCGACAGACATCAAAGATTTAGGCGCCCGAGTTTTAGCTCAGTTGCAAGACACCATTTCTCTTACGAATCACGATAGCTTTCCCAACGACTGTGTTTTGGTGAGTGAAGAGTTAACTCCCTCTATGCTGGGAGAAATCCCCGAACACAAAATGGTTGCCTTGGTTAGTGCTAAAGGCAGTCCCAATTCCCATGTGGCGATTTTAGCGCGTGCTATGGGTATACCCACTGTGATGGGAGCCGCTGACTTACCTGTAAAGCAAATGGATGGCGTGGACATGGTAGTCGATGGCTATCGAGGTCGTTTATATATTCACCCATCAAAAAATATTCGTCAGCAATTTAAAGAAATTGTTGAAGAAGAAAAGCAAATGGTCCAGGGCTTAGAAGCGATTAGAGACCTCCCTGCAGTGACAACTGATAATCATCGCATAAAGCTTTGTGTCAATACCGGTTTGGTGACGGACGCATTGCGTTCTTTAAATCAAGGGGCTGAAGGCGTGGGCCTATATCGCACTGAAGTGCCATTCATGATGCGCGAACGATTCCCATCAGAAAAAGAGCAAGAAGAAATATATCGTAAACAATTAGAAACCTTTGCGCCGCAACCAGTGACTATGCGCACGCTGGATATTGGTGGTGATAAATCTTTGACCTATTTTCCGATCGAAGAAGACAATCCATTCTTGGGCTGGCGTGGGATTCGCGTCACGCTCGATCACCCAGAAATTTTCTTATTACAAGTCCGGGCCATGATGAAGGCAAGTGTAGGTCTGAATAATTTACGCATTATGTTGCCTATGATCACATCAGTGGCGGAAGTAGAGGAAGCATTACACCTCATCTATCGTGCTCATCAAGAGCTGGTAGATGAAGGCATTAATGTCGTTATGCCTGAAGTCGGCGTAATGATTGAAGTGCCAGCGGCAGTGTATCAAGCTAAGACTCTTGCAGGTATGGTGGACTTTTTATCTGTGGGTAGTAATGACTTAACCCAATATTTGTTGGCAGTGGATCGTAATAATCCTCGTGTATCTGAATTGTATACAGGCTTACATCCATCCGTTTTGATCGCATTACAGAGCGTGGTAGAAGCAGGAAAAAGCCAGAATTGTCAGATCTCTGTTTGTGGTGAGTTAGCTGGCACCCCAGCAGGTGCCATTTTATTAATGGCCATGGGCTATGACATGCTTTCTATGAATGCAGCCAATCTACCGCGTGTTAAGTCGGTCATTCGCAGCATTAGTTTTGATTTTGCCAAAGATCTATTGGATACTGTTATGACTATGGACAACGGCCAAATTATAGCAAGTGA
- the rppH gene encoding RNA pyrophosphohydrolase, translating to MIDADGYRPNVGIILVNDKAQVLWARRIGQDAWQFPQGGINDNESAEAAMYRELREEIGLLPDDVQILGCTRGWLRYRLPKRMVRHNNKPVCVGQKQKWFLLKLISSDKRISFEFGHKPEFDDWRWVSYWYPLGQVVPFKRDVYRRAMRELAPKLFHLQANKAC from the coding sequence GTGATAGATGCGGATGGATACCGTCCTAATGTAGGCATCATACTGGTGAATGATAAGGCTCAAGTGCTATGGGCTAGGCGAATCGGTCAAGATGCATGGCAATTTCCACAGGGTGGCATTAATGATAACGAAAGTGCCGAAGCTGCCATGTATCGCGAGCTAAGAGAAGAAATTGGGCTGTTGCCCGATGACGTGCAGATCTTAGGCTGTACCCGTGGTTGGTTACGGTACCGCTTGCCCAAGCGTATGGTTCGCCATAACAACAAACCAGTGTGTGTGGGACAAAAACAAAAATGGTTTTTGCTTAAACTCATAAGCAGCGATAAACGCATCAGCTTTGAGTTCGGACATAAACCGGAATTCGATGATTGGCGCTGGGTAAGTTATTGGTATCCACTGGGTCAAGTGGTGCCATTCAAGCGCGACGTTTATAGGCGAGCCATGCGCGAATTAGCGCCCAAACTTTTTCATTTACAGGCGAATAAAGCATGCTGA
- a CDS encoding class I SAM-dependent rRNA methyltransferase: protein MSLAPLILKPKQDKRLRQGHIWIYSNEVDTKATPLKGFEAGQQVEVKTSQGKSLGVAHINPNNLICGRLLSRSSKLFGRGNMMKRIESALALREACFTDGPYYRLIYGESDGLPGLVVDRFGDYLVVQISTAGMEKMKSQIQGALTRILDVKGIVWKNDGKMRSLEGLDEYVECADDIPHMLPLMENGTRFEAPVIEGQKTGWFYDHRLNRQRVNQLVKGKRVLDICSYIGGWGVQAAHHGAAEVVCVDASQQALDWVKHNAELNGVAEKVSTIKGDAFKVMEQLQEQQEQFDVVILDPPAFIPKRKDIGPGERAYGKMNQLGMRLLKHEGFLVSASCSMHLDETRLVSLLNQAGRHLDRQVQIIERGSQGPDHPVHPAIPETRYIKSLLCRVSYRS from the coding sequence ATGTCGCTCGCACCGCTCATTTTAAAACCCAAGCAAGATAAACGTCTGCGTCAGGGGCATATTTGGATCTATAGCAATGAAGTAGATACCAAAGCCACCCCGTTGAAAGGCTTCGAAGCCGGTCAGCAGGTGGAGGTAAAAACCAGCCAAGGCAAAAGCTTAGGTGTTGCTCATATCAATCCCAACAACTTAATTTGTGGTCGCCTGTTGAGTCGCTCATCTAAGCTTTTTGGTCGCGGCAATATGATGAAACGTATTGAGTCTGCGCTAGCCTTACGAGAGGCGTGTTTCACTGATGGCCCTTATTATCGTCTGATTTATGGGGAAAGCGATGGTTTACCTGGCCTAGTCGTTGACCGTTTCGGTGATTACCTTGTAGTGCAAATCAGCACGGCGGGCATGGAAAAAATGAAGTCGCAAATTCAGGGTGCTCTTACAAGAATTTTGGATGTAAAAGGTATTGTTTGGAAAAACGACGGCAAGATGCGTAGTCTAGAAGGTCTGGATGAATATGTTGAATGCGCAGACGACATTCCGCATATGCTGCCACTCATGGAAAACGGTACACGTTTTGAGGCCCCCGTTATTGAAGGGCAAAAGACAGGTTGGTTTTATGATCATCGTTTGAATCGTCAGCGAGTGAATCAGTTGGTGAAAGGTAAGCGGGTGCTGGACATCTGTAGCTATATCGGCGGCTGGGGGGTACAAGCGGCTCATCATGGTGCTGCGGAAGTGGTCTGTGTGGATGCGTCTCAGCAGGCACTGGATTGGGTCAAGCACAATGCTGAACTCAATGGTGTTGCTGAAAAAGTTTCAACCATTAAAGGGGATGCGTTTAAAGTTATGGAGCAACTACAAGAACAGCAAGAGCAGTTTGATGTGGTGATTCTGGACCCACCTGCATTTATACCCAAGCGTAAAGATATAGGTCCAGGCGAGCGTGCCTATGGCAAAATGAACCAATTAGGTATGCGTCTTTTGAAGCATGAGGGGTTTTTAGTTAGTGCTAGCTGTTCTATGCACCTGGATGAGACTCGTTTGGTTTCGCTTTTGAATCAGGCTGGGCGCCATCTTGATCGCCAGGTGCAGATTATCGAGCGAGGATCGCAGGGCCCTGATCATCCAGTGCATCCTGCGATTCCTGAGACACGTTATATTAAAAGCTTATTGTGTCGTGTAAGTTATCGTAGCTAA
- the gpmI gene encoding 2,3-bisphosphoglycerate-independent phosphoglycerate mutase — protein MSAQPKPVALIILDGFGERDAAQDNAITTANMPTWNRLVNEYPHVQINTSGAAVGLPDGQMGNSEVGHMNLGAGRIVYQNYTRINKAISDGEFQQNAALTAAMDKAISAGKAVHLMGLLSPGGVHSHQDHIMALASMAKDRGAKQIYVHAILDGRDVAPQSAKPFLETVSEHLAGLDMGDDARIVNLIGRYYAMDRDNRWERVQRAYDMYTQGKAEYQAASAIEGLEASYDRDEHDEFVKDTIIGDAVTINDGDSVIFANFRPDRAREITRAFVEQEFNGFSRTAHPTLSDYVMMTEYAADIETSCAFPPASMKNDLGEYVSNLGKTQLRIAETEKYAHVTFFFSGGQEAVYPGEERILINSPDVATYDLKPEMSAPEVTDKLVDAIENQKYDLIVCNFANGDMVGHTGVMDAAVKACEALDTCLKRVTDAIIKVGGECLITADHGNCEQMTDANGGPMTQHTTGPVPLVHVSKKGKQVSLKQGGALCDIAPTLLTMMGETAPEEMTGQVLVKYE, from the coding sequence ATGTCTGCACAACCTAAACCTGTAGCTTTGATCATTCTTGATGGTTTTGGCGAGCGTGATGCCGCCCAAGACAATGCGATCACCACGGCAAATATGCCCACCTGGAATCGGCTAGTAAATGAATATCCCCATGTGCAAATTAATACATCCGGCGCAGCTGTGGGTTTACCCGACGGCCAAATGGGTAATTCCGAAGTTGGGCATATGAATTTGGGTGCTGGGCGTATCGTTTATCAAAACTACACCCGCATTAACAAAGCCATCAGCGATGGCGAGTTCCAGCAAAATGCAGCACTGACCGCAGCCATGGATAAAGCTATTTCAGCGGGCAAAGCTGTGCATCTAATGGGCTTACTTAGCCCAGGTGGGGTTCACAGCCACCAAGATCACATTATGGCACTGGCCTCTATGGCCAAAGATCGTGGCGCTAAACAGATATATGTTCACGCTATCTTGGATGGTCGCGATGTTGCACCGCAAAGCGCTAAACCCTTTTTAGAAACCGTCTCTGAGCATCTTGCCGGTCTAGACATGGGTGACGACGCAAGAATCGTTAACCTAATTGGCCGATACTACGCAATGGACCGCGACAATCGCTGGGAACGAGTGCAACGCGCATATGATATGTACACTCAAGGTAAGGCAGAATATCAAGCCGCCAGTGCGATTGAAGGCTTAGAAGCCTCATACGATCGCGACGAGCATGATGAATTTGTAAAAGACACTATCATTGGCGATGCCGTCACCATCAATGATGGTGACAGTGTCATTTTTGCCAACTTCCGTCCAGACCGTGCCCGTGAAATTACCCGTGCCTTTGTTGAACAGGAATTTAATGGTTTTTCACGTACAGCACATCCAACACTCAGTGACTACGTCATGATGACGGAATATGCTGCGGATATCGAAACCAGCTGTGCGTTTCCCCCAGCCTCTATGAAAAATGATTTGGGTGAATACGTTTCCAACCTAGGCAAAACCCAACTGCGTATCGCCGAAACCGAAAAATACGCGCACGTCACCTTCTTCTTTAGTGGTGGTCAAGAAGCTGTATATCCAGGTGAAGAACGTATCTTAATCAATAGTCCTGATGTAGCTACATACGACTTAAAACCTGAAATGAGCGCACCCGAAGTGACTGACAAACTCGTGGATGCAATTGAAAATCAAAAGTACGATTTAATTGTGTGCAACTTTGCTAATGGCGACATGGTAGGACATACCGGTGTAATGGATGCGGCCGTAAAAGCCTGCGAGGCGTTAGACACCTGTCTAAAACGCGTTACGGATGCCATCATCAAAGTCGGTGGTGAGTGCTTAATCACAGCTGACCACGGTAACTGTGAACAAATGACCGACGCAAATGGCGGTCCCATGACGCAGCACACAACAGGACCTGTGCCACTAGTCCATGTTAGCAAAAAAGGTAAGCAAGTTAGTTTGAAACAAGGTGGCGCCCTCTGCGACATCGCACCTACATTACTGACCATGATGGGCGAAACAGCACCAGAAGAGATGACAGGACAGGTACTTGTCAAATATGAATAA
- the secB gene encoding protein-export chaperone SecB, which yields MTEQAANNEAKQGQFGVQRIFVKDASFESPNAPDIFRSQWKPQINMDLNTKSEKLGDDVYEVVLTITVTAKNDDKTAFLVEVQQGGIFKIEGLEGAALHQTIGAFCPNLLFPYAREAIDNMVTKGSFPALMLAPVNFDAIYAQSLQRQQQQQAEGESTH from the coding sequence ATGACTGAACAAGCGGCAAACAACGAAGCGAAACAAGGTCAATTTGGTGTGCAGCGTATCTTTGTTAAAGACGCCTCGTTTGAAAGCCCAAATGCACCGGACATCTTCCGCAGTCAGTGGAAGCCTCAAATCAACATGGATTTAAACACCAAGAGTGAAAAGCTAGGTGACGATGTTTATGAGGTTGTATTAACTATTACAGTGACTGCCAAAAACGATGATAAGACTGCGTTCTTGGTAGAAGTACAGCAAGGTGGCATTTTCAAAATTGAAGGTTTAGAGGGCGCGGCGCTGCATCAAACGATTGGTGCATTCTGTCCGAATCTATTATTCCCTTATGCCCGCGAAGCCATTGACAATATGGTCACCAAAGGCAGTTTCCCTGCATTAATGTTGGCACCTGTTAACTTTGATGCGATCTATGCTCAGAGTTTGCAGCGTCAACAACAGCAACAAGCAGAGGGTGAGTCTACGCACTAA
- a CDS encoding imelysin family protein, translating into MKSITRLTARTILFGNLIVLAACDQFKDQRQDQPKVQAKAEVNSEQLLSAMNLYVYTQLSDALNKAQTLDSEITSLLHHPNPVSLEQSQNAWQQAYEGYVKVSFLHRVPRFEKPQYYENNRTYDDIRQRIDSWPIEPGYIDYLPQYPLSGIVNDLTLKISLDNLVDQHGFSDPRYASIGFHPLEFLLFAENSERSAKDFIPQENSMEVVATEPEIQAETQAINSDAEHVDSDIKDIRHAQPVINGPQNHNRRRDYLRILSADLVKQLQALTDRWDPANGYYAKQWRQPDHAANVASLYQGLVDALQTDLLEQHFQVLATQKPLYDLRSPFAQQDTANMQALLTGIENILLAENGFIKEIRLQDAELADKIKAQFERLKYDMKQLPNNWETLEQVQRHQVLIEPKDKTLQLLTLMYQGAESLGIRLKALPVSTD; encoded by the coding sequence TTGAAATCCATTACTAGATTAACAGCTCGCACGATATTATTTGGCAACCTGATTGTACTGGCCGCGTGTGATCAATTCAAAGACCAACGCCAAGATCAACCGAAAGTGCAAGCTAAGGCGGAGGTGAATAGCGAGCAATTGCTATCTGCCATGAATCTGTATGTGTATACGCAGCTTTCTGACGCGTTAAACAAAGCGCAGACCCTAGATAGCGAGATTACCTCATTATTACACCACCCCAACCCTGTTTCTTTGGAACAGAGTCAAAACGCATGGCAACAAGCCTATGAAGGCTATGTGAAAGTTAGCTTCTTACACAGGGTGCCGCGCTTCGAAAAACCCCAATATTACGAAAACAATCGCACATACGATGATATCCGTCAGCGCATTGATAGCTGGCCCATTGAGCCCGGCTATATCGATTATCTTCCGCAATATCCACTAAGTGGTATTGTCAACGACCTTACTCTGAAAATTAGCTTGGATAACCTCGTTGATCAGCACGGTTTTAGCGATCCTCGTTATGCCAGTATTGGGTTCCATCCATTGGAATTTTTACTATTTGCAGAAAACAGCGAGCGCAGTGCAAAAGACTTTATTCCTCAAGAAAATAGTATGGAAGTGGTCGCTACAGAGCCAGAAATTCAGGCAGAAACGCAAGCTATTAATAGCGATGCTGAACATGTCGATTCAGACATAAAAGATATTCGTCACGCACAACCGGTTATCAATGGTCCGCAAAACCATAATCGACGTCGTGACTACTTACGTATTTTAAGTGCCGACCTCGTTAAACAACTACAAGCGTTGACTGATCGCTGGGATCCTGCAAATGGTTATTACGCTAAGCAATGGCGCCAGCCAGATCATGCAGCGAATGTAGCCAGCCTCTACCAAGGCCTCGTAGACGCTCTGCAAACTGATCTACTAGAGCAACACTTTCAAGTCTTGGCCACGCAAAAGCCGCTGTATGATCTACGCAGCCCATTTGCCCAGCAGGATACGGCCAACATGCAAGCGCTGTTAACGGGTATAGAAAACATTCTGTTGGCTGAAAACGGATTTATTAAAGAGATCCGCCTGCAAGATGCTGAGCTAGCAGATAAAATAAAAGCGCAATTTGAACGCCTTAAATACGACATGAAACAATTGCCCAATAATTGGGAAACATTGGAGCAAGTGCAACGTCATCAAGTGTTGATTGAACCTAAAGATAAAACGTTGCAACTATTAACGCTCATGTATCAAGGAGCAGAGTCGTTAGGCATTCGTCTAAAAGCTCTGCCTGTTTCAACCGATTAG
- a CDS encoding murein hydrolase activator EnvC family protein, translating into MNNAVLLTLLLCSLLLSSLANANDDSRQLSETHLKKLRSDITELQDYLAEVKDEHEQLVKSLRKSDEEVAKVSAQVEALKSKLAEERSRLKKLQAQQRTLDQNKRKQQNVLRDILLATYKMGQEPQIKMLLNQQDPAQVTRNLDLLRYFTQAHQQEIDSYRDTLEQVAKNAEQVEAKQQNLQVTLSSLRQQQQKLESKRSEQQKLAKTLNQKISGSGEKLTRLKQDRQKLINLLGKVEEVFLPYERKQESRPFTKLKGQLPNPFNSRPNKMYGMWQKNGKQKWQGWLYKGNTGSDIKAVHHGRVVFSGWLRGYGLLTIVDHGEGYMSLYARNQSLLKAVGDWVETGEVIARMGQSGGYEDTALYFEIRHRGRPQNPGRWLKS; encoded by the coding sequence ATGAATAACGCTGTGCTGCTCACACTTCTGCTGTGCTCGCTGCTGCTATCGTCGCTCGCCAATGCGAACGACGATAGTCGTCAATTAAGTGAAACTCATTTAAAGAAGCTACGCAGTGACATCACTGAACTGCAAGACTATTTAGCGGAAGTCAAAGACGAGCACGAGCAATTAGTAAAGAGCTTGCGTAAAAGCGATGAAGAAGTGGCGAAAGTCAGTGCTCAAGTTGAAGCGCTCAAGAGCAAATTAGCGGAGGAACGTAGCCGCCTAAAAAAGCTCCAAGCCCAGCAGAGGACGCTGGATCAGAATAAACGAAAACAACAAAATGTGCTTCGAGATATTTTGCTTGCTACCTATAAAATGGGCCAAGAGCCGCAAATCAAAATGCTGCTAAATCAGCAAGACCCAGCACAAGTCACTCGCAATTTAGATCTACTGCGTTACTTTACCCAAGCCCATCAGCAAGAGATTGATTCGTACCGAGATACGCTAGAGCAAGTGGCTAAAAACGCAGAACAGGTGGAGGCAAAACAACAAAATTTGCAAGTGACCTTATCGTCACTTCGGCAGCAGCAACAAAAACTGGAAAGCAAACGCAGTGAGCAGCAAAAGCTAGCGAAAACCCTCAATCAAAAGATCAGTGGCAGTGGTGAAAAGCTGACGCGCTTAAAACAAGATCGACAAAAGCTAATCAACCTATTGGGTAAAGTCGAAGAGGTTTTTCTCCCATACGAACGTAAACAAGAAAGCCGCCCCTTCACCAAACTGAAAGGGCAGCTGCCAAATCCTTTTAATAGCCGCCCTAATAAAATGTACGGCATGTGGCAAAAAAACGGCAAGCAAAAATGGCAAGGTTGGCTTTATAAGGGCAATACGGGTAGCGATATTAAAGCCGTTCACCATGGTCGTGTTGTATTCAGTGGCTGGCTAAGGGGTTATGGTTTGTTGACTATTGTCGATCATGGCGAGGGCTACATGTCACTTTATGCGCGCAATCAATCTTTGCTCAAGGCCGTTGGTGATTGGGTTGAAACCGGCGAGGTCATCGCACGCATGGGACAAAGCGGTGGATATGAAGACACCGCCCTCTATTTCGAAATTCGACATCGCGGTCGTCCGCAAAATCCAGGGCGTTGGCTAAAAAGCTAG